The nucleotide sequence ataatataaagttttatagttATCGTTAAATGGCATATCGAATAAGcttaaatatacctacttgGATTTGGATTTATCTTTCAAAACAATGTCTaggaaaaattgtaaaacgtctttttattatgttacttcttcttttttataagaGGCTAATCCACCTAGGCCTATCCCACCGTGGACGGATGCTGCCAATGTGAagttttgaacattttattatgttatttataaatatattcaataacagtaaattaaatatgtgcATCATCGTTTCTATTATTATGATCTGAATGATAGAttcctaattaatttattggtttttgttcTCTGACAACAGTGTAAGTTTACTGCATATAACATTTGTAACTTAAGAGATGTAGTGTAAAAGGTTTATTCTAGCGAAGTAAGTATAATGTTGCAAGGTCTAAATTTAAGTACAAAGCTTAAAACCGTTGTCCGGTGGTGTGCGTTCATAGACAATGTTGGTGTTGCCAGCTTATATTGATGTTAACTTGGGATTATCTGTAAATCTATGTTTTAAACTGGCCTATAGAACgtctttttattgaattaacacTATTGAGTGTTCTATagcaatttgttatatttttataattagtcaGTAGTGGTTTTCACTTCCATAGCTTGCActgttatttgtaaaaactttagcaataaagtgtttattatattatttgagtaCTATCTACAGATGACGGATTTGATACAATACGAACTCAACTTTGGCTCTGTACTTGCACATGCATTTTTCGTATCGTAATCATTTCTTATTCTGTAGGAGAGAatcttgttaatattattgtattttttatattttatttgagtagTATATCATATCACTCGTGTATTTAGAATGTAACCAGCTTCTAGGTGTAAAATaacagtattaataatattatttatttacatttagtataattttagtCAAATTTGAcatgaaacataatatacaatatggccatatatattttaatatattattttttcaattcgcAGAGTTAAGTACATAGACGTATATCGTAGTAGCTCTAAAATTTTAGAAACTGTTCTGgtgataaagaaaaaatacaaaaaaaaataattgttgaatCTATTGCTAACAGTGTTTAGTGAAAAAGGGTTCTATAGATACGAATACGAAAGAAAATCTCGCCTTCAACATGTCTGAATATAAGCGTTACCGTGTACTTTTGAActatgcaaaaatatatttggttctatacatttatttcagaatGTAAACAGCTAACCAAAAAGTGTTGGCACAGGACTAAAATCGTGTCCAATATTAAAGTGTTCAAATTTTGccatgttaaaactatgtgcGCTACATAACATTCAatcttttttcttaattttgagtttttttgcGTGTGATTTTTAACACTCGTATTTTTCGTATCTGTATACACCCTTTAATTTATGGCGTAAAACTTAGTAAAGAGCTGTTAATTGTACTTAAATATCCGGTTGTTTCACTCGTGTGTGTATGGCTTCAAACTTTTATCATGATTATGGAGAGATTTCAAGTCGTACATTCTCTTGTACGTTACAATTGTAACcaaatacagttatttttaatagtagaAATTGTAAcctgtgaaaaataattattacttcgACATGAGGCAATAAACatctagaataaatataaaaacattttcaaactaTGAAATACACTAAAATGTGCTTTATTTTTTGAGttcattattgaatttaattttaagacgCACAATTAGTATGATTCTAATGagaagtaataattatatttcggAGCTTATAAATCTGTTGTATATCGCATTCCgttatatgtaacatgtaaaTGGAATactggaaataaattgattataggTATTGTCATATcagtgttttatttcttttaacaacCTATGACTTTTGCGACGGACTCTGCCTGAATTCAAAATCAAACCAGGCGAACCAGCAGCTCATAACAACTTTCCAAAAATAATTCTTCCGCTTTCAGCCAGCAAAAGAAAGTTTAACTCTTACCCGACGTTAACGTACACAAAGatacatatcaaattatttgattgttgGAATCCCGAAATGCGGTTCTACTCTCGTGCGTTAACctctgtaccaaggaggcggtcagcGAATATACGATGTGGGTTGTCTTAAATGTAAGGTTCTATACAAATAAGCAAAGGagcaattgtaaaaaattggtCACTCATCCAATTTATAACGGTGTCATCTGTTGCTTAACtttgttttttcattatttgttgataataatataaagcgaCAACAGAAAACATCATCTCTGAGGATTTCAACCATCTAACTGTTCGTGAGATAAATGTATGCCTGGTGTATGGATGGACAAACAGACATCTAGATGgatagaaaaattttattaatagaaagcCAGTTTACCCATATTCAATCGAAATGCAAAAAAGattaatgaaatagaaatgaacattattttcaacaaagtTTATTCCACATTTACactttattcttaaattaggttATCACAAAATCAATGATTCACAGAATCTAAAAAACATGAAAGATTTTTCACAAACAATCTGACACAAATagtgacaaattaaaaataaggcttataaaaatacacttataGAGAACTTAAAGGTATAAttgttcttattattatttaaggagGCATCTATATAAGCTAAGCTTGTGAactgaatataaatgtttaaaacattacaaaagaGTTATAAAACTAGTATCAACATCACTATATTTaggcattaaataatatcactaATAGCAAACACAGGAActcaatatttctatttaaatgaacAGATACAGAAAACTACTgagtacttatttaaaaataaatgtgcaCAAACATGTACTATCAtgcattcacatttatttgaGTAGGTTAACATTTTTTCTACAATTTCTgtttgtcatttttattttaaatataatattaacgatggattttaaaggaattttaGACTGAGAAACATGTGAAATGTATATCTAACATTAAACACTTACTTAGACATTGTGACGCTTATAACATAAACTAGTTTGAAACCTTTACACATTTACTTAAATACATCAATACATTAAAGATGGAAAAATCTACTAACATTGATTAATAGCCTCCcaaattaactaaaatttaGATTCTGTGTTTGGTTATCAATGGAACCTTACATGAGATAGAAACATGTATGACATAATGTGTGTACCACAaacaattgattatttaatgcagtattatttcttatgtaCTTGTTGATCTAACAGAGAATTGCCTTATTTATACTGTTCACTAGAATGTATGATAATACTTTAAAGAATCACTCATACGTGTAAAAACAATAGTCCTTTGGTCTTTTGTTCTTTTTCAAGTACAATGATTGATTTAAGATCTTTATACATTtcgttaataatttcatattgagTATATATTACTTCTTAGATTTAGCAGCTGGGCCTTGTTTACTGGGTGGTGTCCAACGAATGGCTGTTGGATCTACTGTCAGACGAGGCTTCTTAAAATGCGAACTTGCAAGTTGTTCTGTAACCATCTTGGGAGTAACACATACCACATGCTGACCTTTCCAATACTTCACCATATTCATTGACTGCAGAGTGGAAATTATGTCGGTAGGTGCAATACCAGTCATTTGGCTGAGATCTTTGATACTCAAGATACCTCTTGTTACACTCAATACCTCTAATATAACATATGACCAATAGGATCTATAGCTCAGCTTACCTAAATCCGATAAAGGCTTTTCAGGACTGCCTACCACTTTTTCCAGTCTCGATAATTCATAACTAAACGCAATGAGTAGCTTCCCATACCCTTGGCGTTGGAATGGTGGTAGTGTTAGTATGCATGCAACATTGTTTCCTTCTGGGGAATCCTTCTCTTTCGAAAAATAGCCGACTAAGTGTGCACCATGTTTGTCAACCTCACATAGAATGTAGAACAGAAACTGTTCTATGTCAAAGTATAATGTTTTGTGATCAAGAAACAGTTTCGCCAGTAAACACAAGTTTTGACAATAGAGCTTGTGTTCTTTGCCATCCGCCTCAAATATTGCAATAGTTCCCTTTCTGTATATCTCAGTCCCCTGCGGCTGCCGTTGTGGACAATCCCCTAAATGATATCTGAATGTTTTCTCCAACCTCATgtatttcaaacaatattcGCAGATAAACAACTTTGATTGTTTACCGTACTCCTCAGGGTAAGGACTAAAGTACCAGGTGTCGATCTCATATTTACCGAATTGAATTCTATCAATGTACTTTACTTTAGTAATAGCTTCATGCTCCTTCTCAAGCGCCGCTGTGGTCGGGTCCATTTCTGCATAGGTTTTCTGAACATGATTAATTTCGTCATGTTTACGTTTTTGATTGCGCGTTATTTTGCGCCCAGATTTGTCGGTCAACAACAGATCAGAGTTATTACTCGATTGTTCGCAACCATCAAATCTATCCGACATAATCCGGTGGCGAGGAACCCATTCATCCAATCTTCTATCGCATCCGACATAATGTACGTAATATTCATAGCACGATTCCGAAGCATTGTACCGCGTCTGAATTATCTCAGCCGGCCGCCATGAGTCATCAACACGCCTCACTAAATAGTGTTCTCCGATATCGAGAAGTTGTTCCTGGTTGGATTCCGTATCCTCATTGTCAGTACTTCTAGATTCAGGAGTTGGTAATTCACTTTTCACAACAGTTTTTTCCAGGTCTTTGTCACCTTTAGCCATCttgataattattgattttggtATCACGCAATACCGCgcaataaatacacaataacgCCATGCGAGTCTCCCACAGActaacaatttttcaataaaatgtatgtaatgtatagagtacaaataaaaagtttatatcttGCCACAGACcaaaagtaaaagtaaaatgtaGTTTGAAAATGTAgcttgatattttaaaagttattaaatgcaaacaaaaataaaagcaattaaaataaatatctgattttttttgaagtaaacaatacttactttttaattgacaACTATACAAATTCATGTATCACagtaaaattttttgaattgcTTATCAATATTACTAGATAAATgcctttatataaattacattgcaatatTGAATGGGTAAAATAGAACGACTGCTGCACTAGAATCTCAAGGAGTAGAGATCAGCTCAGCTACACTGTAGAAAAAAAGACGCAAGTAAATATCATTAGATTCAAATGAAATGCAAAGCCATATGTGTAGACAATTCTCACTTCAAAGACCATCATTTCCTACTAGTCTGTGGGTGCTAAATTGCAGATAGAATACGAACCAgatgaaccaccagctcagttgcccactatagtaaaaaaacaactatCCCCCAATTCTGaggatattgtaatttaaataataatggaaatattattttaggcgacacttattattctgtggctGTACACATTTTAGTCTTAACCAAAGagaatattaaacttttttaaaggTGTGCTCTGCTGTCTGTGGTGCATACTTCTACTCTGCGGACGTAACGTAATCGGCAAATGGCAATCGCCATCGGCGAATCTGTTGCTGTGTAGTGAACTTCGCTTGTGAATTGTGTTTCATATTGTTAACaagatatattatgaaaattaagttATTGCCTAAGAACAGTTTTGTATCAAATAAGTGCTGATGATcaatgttatgtatttaaatagctATAAAGTCGTGATTGTGCAGTGAGTAACGATTTGAGATTGCTTCGAAGCCTTCTGTGTGATAATcgtgttgttttattattgcttcGGATATACGATACGGATTTTTGAACAGAAATGCAGGCGATCAAGTGTGTCGTCGTTGGCGATGGGTATGTACTATGTGTAaagaatagttttataaattgtgttctCGTATTGTAACTGACGTCatgtttattgaaatcatCATATTAACCGTGTGCGCCGATGGAGTTCAAGCTGTACACACGTTGTATTTAAACTGCcccaattattttaaagtttttgagAAGCGACAGTACTTTAATAAGCTCATAAATAACCTTGTTTGTGTTTCGCGTTTTTTCTAGATTcagataacaaatataacGATAACAAATCTCTGACGATGACGAGTTGTAAAGGAAATATGTGTAAAACCCGAAATGCCTaatgtataaatgttataaattgtaatttggtAAATCTTATCAGTTATTCTGCTTATCTTAAAAGATACGATCTGCTACGCTTTCATatgataattgataataacTTTACAACGTAACATATTAACctgttttataattgatataatataataattgtatattgtatacaataaaactcgatataaaatatgtttatagttatagattttttttaattaaaagtgtgGTTCACTAACTctactttcatttattttttaaattttaatttaaacacaaaaactgtGTCTGGTTTAGAATTAACATCATTGAGTAAGAATGATGTTATGACAGGCACCATCctctcaaattaaaaatagtggATTTTGGTCTTATAAAGTCCATCTGAAAACGgagtttgtaattttttattttgttatgaaaataatttaaaaacctatAGTAtagtaaatcaattaattataaaaaatactttaatggttttttaattccattatcatttattaaatgtgcAAATTTTTTCAATGGATCCTTTACTATTCAtaatttgcattaaataaCCTTATAATTAAGAACCTTCTCTcataattaagaataatatttataaatgcaactCTAGCTATCTTCCTTGACCCCATATCTGTAGGTAGACTAaaacagttaataaaaattaaagctcAGTCTGTAGCTTATTATAAGATGACATTAAACAACTAAAAAAGTTTCTGTTGAACAT is from Zerene cesonia ecotype Mississippi chromosome 15, Zerene_cesonia_1.1, whole genome shotgun sequence and encodes:
- the LOC119832396 gene encoding histone acetyltransferase KAT8, with product MAKGDKDLEKTVVKSELPTPESRSTDNEDTESNQEQLLDIGEHYLVRRVDDSWRPAEIIQTRYNASESCYEYYVHYVGCDRRLDEWVPRHRIMSDRFDGCEQSSNNSDLLLTDKSGRKITRNQKRKHDEINHVQKTYAEMDPTTAALEKEHEAITKVKYIDRIQFGKYEIDTWYFSPYPEEYGKQSKLFICEYCLKYMRLEKTFRYHLGDCPQRQPQGTEIYRKGTIAIFEADGKEHKLYCQNLCLLAKLFLDHKTLYFDIEQFLFYILCEVDKHGAHLVGYFSKEKDSPEGNNVACILTLPPFQRQGYGKLLIAFSYELSRLEKVVGSPEKPLSDLGKLSYRSYWSYVILEVLSVTRGILSIKDLSQMTGIAPTDIISTLQSMNMVKYWKGQHVVCVTPKMVTEQLASSHFKKPRLTVDPTAIRWTPPSKQGPAAKSKK